GGAGAACAAATGCTCAACATTATAAATGCAGACTATTAGAGTAAAACCAAAGTAATTAATAGTAGGCTACTACACATGCTACTTAGATTAATCTGAATCTTGAGTTATACCTTCCATCATGCATTTAGAATGACATGTCTAATGTACTGAATATTTCTATTAAActcaaaatattaattaccataattagaatataacaccaaaaaaaaaaacaagaataattgatgtaatttgtTTACATTCCTAGTTTCAGTCTCCTCTGTAACCAATATAAAATGATTTGAATGTGAAGAGAGAACAGTGGAGTCAAGTATGCATAGGACAAGATCAAGTGCCTAGAACAACATGCTGTCTTCTAGTATTATGTCACAATGTATATGTTACCAACAATGAGTTACACAGCTCTGTTCTTATTTTCAAGGACTtggtggcaaaaaaaaaaaaaaacaaaaatagcacTGCTACTATAACAGTAATAGCCATTTCATTTCAATTATGtttatgtcccccccccccccccccccaattatgTAAGTTATAGATAACAAAATTTATCTTGTGTATTTGTCTATTTGAAATACATAAGAATGCAAAGATTTTTATCTTAAGAAAATAGGAAATATTATCATCTGTCAATTGGCAAGTAGATTTAGAAAGCAGATATAGAAATGTTATTTAATGGCTTGATGATTATTTCTTACAAGCACATGCCACAGACCCATCTTAAGAATTTCTTTGCATTTCACCTTATTTGTTGAAGCCAGAATAATGAGCAGACCAACACTATAGCATAGCATTTATTTACtcaatataacatttttttttattatctatagtacagtatttacaaatatattaatgtTTGGGGAATTTTCTTAATACCCCATCCCAACAACACCCTCCaagcattgaatttttttttcttgagttgcaATATAACTGAATCTCATTGACCCAATTTTGTAATCTTGACCACAGCTGGTAGCTTTGCTGTGTTTAAAAGaatctttattttaatatatttttaaattcatattcaTTATAGAGCAGTCAGATGATACCAAACATAATGAACCAataaaacaagaataacattgtTGCAAAAATAGTAACTGatatttataaatcaaataattttagatCTTTAAAAGACAAACAATATTTGAAGCTGGAAAACTTAAAgcttgtaaattaaaaaaaaaaagccattttaAGAGATagaatttagaaacaaaaacaaataacatttatttatataaatgtcaAAATACTATATAAACCTATGAACAGATACTGTAAAACCTACAGATTattggaaagaaaaaacaacaaaaaaaaacaaacaaaaaaacaagagttATTTCTACTGTAAGCACAACATAACTGTCACAATCTGAAAAAGAATCACATCACATTTCAACATGGAAATTAtgccaaataataaaaatgtcatttattatatttatacaacacttaaagtGGACTCATAAATAAAAAGGCTTTCTATTAATGCAATCTTGGAAATGAAATAATCATTACATTTTTCCCCAAAAATGACAAAATGTAGAAATCATTCCAAACATATGATTCCATCTTCTTCCATAAAGATACCATCTGTTTCTTGCTGGTCACTTTGTGAAATACTTTCTACATGCCATTCAGAAAGATAGGACTCATCTCGCACCTTCTGATTACACTCAAGGGTTACCTGTCTTGATGGTGGTCCATGTTTAGATGTCTGGTACAAACGTGCAACTTCCCCATTTCTTAACTGAACATTAATATCTTTCTGAGCTTGTTGCTTCTGGCCAGATTGAGCCATAGATCTTACAGAATGAGACTGAGATGCATGAGTTTGATATGTCAGATTATGTTTTGATTGCATAGCAAGTGTCAGGGACTGTTCAGGGAACCTTTGACTTTGTCGATCACAAGTAGGAGGGCGGTCAATAGGTGGCCCTGGTCTAAATCTTGGAAGATGCTGTTCAGTGATTAACCTTGGTGCATGCTGTTCAACCCTTAATCCTGCTAGATGCTGACCAGCCATTGGTCTTGGAGTGTTTTCCACCCTGAATCTCGGTGAAAGTTGATCAGCCATTGGTTTTGGAGTGTACTGCTCAGCTGTTAATCTTGGAGCCTGCTGAGTAGTTGAAAATCTTGGAGCAAGCTGCTCAGAAGTTGATCTTTGAGCTAAGTTCTCAATAGGTATTTTCTGAGAATGTTGCTGATTATTTAATTGGGCTGTACTCTGCTCAGGGAGTGACTTCCGGCCTTCTGAAGCttgtaatcttgtaaactgctGAGTGTTGTTACCACTAACAGAATAATTTACTTTGGCTGAATAATTGAGCACATCAGCAGGAACATGAGACTGATAAGTCTCCTTGAAGTCTGCTGAGCTGGTCTGAAGATTCATTTTGTGAACAGCTGAACAGGTGTTAGGTGGCTGAGGAAGATCTTCACCACTGACAAGATGAGGGTCTGAACTTGTTTTCTCTGCATCTTTCatctttttagttttctttggTTTACTACTCTTACAAGGGTCCTTAGGAGTGCTTGTTTGAACTAAGTCTTTCACATCTGTTTTCATCAACTAGaaacaagaattaaaaaaatgataataaatagttctgtaaaaaaaaatatatacatatttcatTACTTAAAAGGATTACTTGTAatcatgcattaaaaaaaaattatgattatTTATGTTACAACTTGATCACAAGTTGTATAAAAGTGGATTGCAAAATGATCTTTTGTATTTCTTTGTCTTGGTCTTACTGAGCCAGAATGTAATGATGGTTCTAAGTAAAACAATAGTAAAGCTTTACTTAGTTAGCAATATTTTGATTGCCATCATTTAGAGTGACAGTAAAAGATGGTGAAGTTTGTCAGATTAGCAATGGCATAGATCATAGAATGGCAGTAGATGTGTGAGCAGAAGATGATGAGTTGTGTGACAGACGTCAGAAGCAATGTTGAACCCTAGCATGTGAGCATGTATAGAGGAGGAGCTACTGCACTCATAGAAAATTTAgtaaaggcagcaaggaaagtataaaaaattttggctaagcttttgttttaaaaatagcaCAAGAAATTTACCTCAGGATAAAGCATCTcaataaatgtttcattttgcTTGAAGAAATTCTCCTCTTGACCAGAGTACTCAGGTTTCTGACAGTTAGCCATATGGTTCTTGAATCCATCCAGACTAAAGGTTGCATATTTACAGTCATGAAGACAATACAGCAGCAAATGGGGGGTGTCTGTTTCTTCAGATTGTATTACATCAATACAACACAAGCCTTCTTTATGTTTTTTCAAAAGGTGAGCTTTTGCACAATTAGTTTTTAGAAACACTTTTTTGCACAACCAACATTTGAACTTCCCTTTGATGGAGATATCAAATGCTGTTGGGTCAGGAGGGTCTTTTGgttttttcacttttttcttGGACACAGGAGTAAGACCTGACTGTTTCATCCAGGTACTCTCATCGTTCTCAGAGTCATCATCAAAATTGTAATCCTCTTCACTGTCCTCAAGAAGTTCATCCAGATCTGCTTCCCTGTAATCACTTTGGACTGTTTTGCGTTTACGGTCTGATCTCCGAACAAATATTTCAGATTTCAACTCTCTCTCACAATTATCTGTCTCCGTCTGATCAAAGTCATCATTAGCTTCACTATCACCTTTTTCTTTTACATCAGATTTATCCTTTTCTTCCTCAtcaccatcttttttttttaaatcaatgacaTCTTCTTGACTTGTCCTATCACAGTCTGACATCATCTCCACATTGTTGTTGCTTTGTGTTTTCTCTGTAACATCTACATCCTCTTTAGTCTCGAGGCTAGTCTTCACTTTCATCTTTTCATTAGTGATggagttttctttttgttccaCCTTGCTAACAATCTTGTTGACTTCTAAATCCTCTTTGGCTATTACAACTGAGTTAGTGGATACAGGAGGTTTTGATCTAGGCCTCCCCCTCTTAGTAATTTTAAGTATCAGCTTTCCCGTCTTTGTATCAATTAATGAAGAGTTTTTATTCTTGTTTGTTACTCTTTTTCCCTTTACAGAATGTTTCTTAATTAGGTGTTTTGTTTCTGGTATCATTAGTTTATTAATGGATGATAAACCCTCAGGAGGTAGATCATCATCAAATGATTCTCTCTCCAGACCATCAGAAGGCTCATGATCCAGACTATCTAATGGTTCCAGTTTCTCAACCAACAGTAAGTTTGGATTTTCAGGTTTTCCTGCTATATCTATTTCAATATCTTTATTTTGGGACACAAGGGGGTCCACACTGGAAGATATAAGAATGGGACTAGATGATGACATCAAAGACAGGCAGTTTTCCTTCAGTGATATTGAAGGAGCAGCAAAGTCAACCTCAAAGGAAGAAGCATGAACATCCTCTGCAGTGACTCCTACCAGCTGTGATGAAATTTCATGCACTAACTTTGGAGTTctaataatttttgtgtgtgcattaGATGGCTCAGACAGCCAATGCTCTGATAAATTCAGGGGACACGAACTGGACCGTGTTACTTCACTACTAGTAGTATGTTGATGAATAAGATCTGCACTGTGTCTCCTCAGAAGGTTCTTTTGTTTCATTTGGAATCTTTTATCTATGTGGAAAGGCTGGATGGAAGATTGTTGAGAGTGAGACAAAACATTTTGAGCATTATCATTTGAATCTGCAGGAAAATGTTTGTTACCAGTGTCTGTTGACTTCACTGTTTGAGAACCTTCAGTGGAAGTACTACTTTTCTCATAGTTACAACTATCACTAGAAACAGATCCATCACTCATTGATGTTGAactgtcactttttttaaaaggtatctTGGCAAAAGGACCAGAAAATGTCAACTGGGTATTGGCCATGATGACTTTGGTAGTAAGAACATCAGGTGTATTTTGACAAGGGTGAATGTCAGTCCCACTTGGTACTTCAGGTGAACTACTCTGCTCCTGCTCTAGAGGTGGTGTGACAGGAGCTACAGGTTTAGCTGCCTTTGATCCTCTGTAAGATATCTTGTTAACAAACTCATCAACAACTTTGGATGTGATTTTAACACCTATATTCTGGGAATACTGCTTGAATTGAAATATTAGCCTTTGAGATAAAGTTTTTGGCATATTTGGTATTTTCGCAAACACTTTTTCAAGCATGTttgcataatttttttcttcctcaTCCCCATTTTCTCCTGGGGTTGCATTGTTTTCATGTATTGCTTCTGGAGAAGAAACTAAACTCTGAACTCTAGGTCTGTTGGGATCAAACACATCACATTCACTGTGCGAAAGAGAGGTCACTTCAATAGCTCTAGTTTGTGCTGAGGTAGAGTACAAGTGTCCACTATCAGAAGAGTACTGACTCATGGATGTGGAAGGTTCTAAAACATTGGCTCTAAAGTTACAGTTAGTGGAGTCTGAGATATTGGATGTAAAATTGCTGTCTGTTATTGACTGGTCAGAAGTGACGTTTATAGCATTTTGAACTGAACCCAGGAAATCATTTGTTGTTCCTTGAGTGTCAGATAATGTTTGATTTCTCAAATTGTAAACATTCGTAACTTTGTTTCCAGTATCTTCAAGTAACACTGATGAATGGGCAGCTGTAGTTTGTCCATTAGCCCAATTAGTCTCATACACATGAGTAGCAGTCAGTTCAGAGTGCAATGAGCCACTTGTTACAAGAGATGAAGGCTCATCATCAATAACTATTGGCTCTTGCTCACCTCCAAACTGGGGACCAGAGATTATAGGCCGGGATGAAGATCTTGCTTGACCTCTTTGACCAGTACCCACAGGCCGTCCAGATCTGACTGGGTGCATTCCCCGTATGGATCTTAAGTCTGGCCTTGTATTAGGGAATCTAGGGAGTACATGTCTAGGCATTTCACTGAGTAAAGGTCTACCAGGAAATGGAGACTGACCATAGAATCTTGGTCTCAGTGGAGGTTGAAAGCCTGATGCTTGCTTGACTGGAACAGGTGCTCCCCCCGAGTACCTTGAAGTGAAAGCATTTTGATGTGGTGGTGTAAAGTGATTCTGCTGCACAGGTAGTGGACGGTGCAATGAAGGCTTAGACATATGCCTTCCAGAAGCATTCACAACAATGTCATCAAAAGCATCATTGAGGCTATTACTAAAATTAT
The DNA window shown above is from Biomphalaria glabrata chromosome 5, xgBioGlab47.1, whole genome shotgun sequence and carries:
- the LOC106065449 gene encoding uncharacterized protein LOC106065449 → MAKRKKKTVIKKKKESSEDTQPPAKKVDSRDTTTPTKKIDITENEASSTSHLEEDLDQVQSFTSISLLNTKSDSTDQSHYWCNYCSFSTDAKKDLIGHMREHMKKCPYCTFASLSLKEVAKHSKMEHDKDLDAVSQETESSTTCEIDKDPCSACVFCEFMTYSTEHLERHTVLKHPGMLTKSVAKMITKSCSAEIRKNDALFYLNISDKNFSELKSSSAELSTIVIDVPEENTSRNIKLEAKHSPLDVKVNQLTHSLLGKDEDCFSSNIVEFKSNSSKEAITSSDTAPDWKVKVETMYCLTCPYSNVYVEKLKCHTLAQHPLGAAVCTYNSTSESSTDLDITFFCIREYCSFNTVDSKSYQQHLMNCCSSRSSLTLIEKERLQASLAYVISFQKKYNKVAEIGFSNFVQPFTSLHDKASSSVSQSHLNDDMNTLGQSVPKVQSQFVLSEMQLNLENQIALKQSRPSASPVEVTLLGSNSSLVLPEKSLARTPKVYPTSSSEIRKQFANSAEQFIGPDRLTSTISSSQLSSTTDMAFNKQQLNAISTSVLLPDDCISQQYISQQTLQKETQRETSNSLSVNSNTLMSEMLPTSLPSNSIVQNTNNALCYQDILSQPLQSMPVTTVECLNNEQWQTSASVASVQSSMMQGNQISPNVISTESTQSFNSNPTSVPNFLVPANNTVSEAEAHIEQTHSTFLTPSKTASVIAQTLSTPPKSISNMTNAAGSSPLSPSIYLSGQGPRHQRTNWTDADMRPRGLMMHPVPNMMPPYNVVPGHHVRQRLFAPNNVRGRGRVRMSHMPRQNKNDDDDDVIVTAVVRNAPAARRSSVNSGPPSQFGRIAPMTRLPPPQSANRRMRGALPTHPRAPPPKQFDISKHFEDLACVVNSAGDEDGVFPGDDDIQILGVTPAKEKEKLKQPRAVDASKFSFCCVHCGKDQGSKQQMKQHMKSYHNDSLIGAFTNLESGQLLFFCPQLVCEFMTYDETRLSEHLQKCYNLENSKSVDIITAIKNLKSLKIRQLDVRSLGRSQTNQNHLNGQGLKDNFSNSLNDAFDDIVVNASGRHMSKPSLHRPLPVQQNHFTPPHQNAFTSRYSGGAPVPVKQASGFQPPLRPRFYGQSPFPGRPLLSEMPRHVLPRFPNTRPDLRSIRGMHPVRSGRPVGTGQRGQARSSSRPIISGPQFGGEQEPIVIDDEPSSLVTSGSLHSELTATHVYETNWANGQTTAAHSSVLLEDTGNKVTNVYNLRNQTLSDTQGTTNDFLGSVQNAINVTSDQSITDSNFTSNISDSTNCNFRANVLEPSTSMSQYSSDSGHLYSTSAQTRAIEVTSLSHSECDVFDPNRPRVQSLVSSPEAIHENNATPGENGDEEEKNYANMLEKVFAKIPNMPKTLSQRLIFQFKQYSQNIGVKITSKVVDEFVNKISYRGSKAAKPVAPVTPPLEQEQSSSPEVPSGTDIHPCQNTPDVLTTKVIMANTQLTFSGPFAKIPFKKSDSSTSMSDGSVSSDSCNYEKSSTSTEGSQTVKSTDTGNKHFPADSNDNAQNVLSHSQQSSIQPFHIDKRFQMKQKNLLRRHSADLIHQHTTSSEVTRSSSCPLNLSEHWLSEPSNAHTKIIRTPKLVHEISSQLVGVTAEDVHASSFEVDFAAPSISLKENCLSLMSSSSPILISSSVDPLVSQNKDIEIDIAGKPENPNLLLVEKLEPLDSLDHEPSDGLERESFDDDLPPEGLSSINKLMIPETKHLIKKHSVKGKRVTNKNKNSSLIDTKTGKLILKITKRGRPRSKPPVSTNSVVIAKEDLEVNKIVSKVEQKENSITNEKMKVKTSLETKEDVDVTEKTQSNNNVEMMSDCDRTSQEDVIDLKKKDGDEEEKDKSDVKEKGDSEANDDFDQTETDNCERELKSEIFVRRSDRKRKTVQSDYREADLDELLEDSEEDYNFDDDSENDESTWMKQSGLTPVSKKKVKKPKDPPDPTAFDISIKGKFKCWLCKKVFLKTNCAKAHLLKKHKEGLCCIDVIQSEETDTPHLLLYCLHDCKYATFSLDGFKNHMANCQKPEYSGQEENFFKQNETFIEMLYPELMKTDVKDLVQTSTPKDPCKSSKPKKTKKMKDAEKTSSDPHLVSGEDLPQPPNTCSAVHKMNLQTSSADFKETYQSHVPADVLNYSAKVNYSVSGNNTQQFTRLQASEGRKSLPEQSTAQLNNQQHSQKIPIENLAQRSTSEQLAPRFSTTQQAPRLTAEQYTPKPMADQLSPRFRVENTPRPMAGQHLAGLRVEQHAPRLITEQHLPRFRPGPPIDRPPTCDRQSQRFPEQSLTLAMQSKHNLTYQTHASQSHSVRSMAQSGQKQQAQKDINVQLRNGEVARLYQTSKHGPPSRQVTLECNQKVRDESYLSEWHVESISQSDQQETDGIFMEEDGIICLE